TGGGACGTCACCATCTCTGACCTCTACGCCATGGGGTTCAACCCTGTGCTCTCGCGTCGCGACATCACCGGTACGACCGCAGCCATCgcccctgccagccccgtgcccccaccggctccccccaaccccccccggctccccacAGGGCCGCCCAAGGACCCCGAGCACTTTGTCTACGAGACGGAGATGGGACTGGCGTGGAAGGAGGGACGCCTCAGCAGCGACATCGTCGCCGAGCAGAAGAAGATCGAGGCGGCTGATCTGATCATCTTCCAGGCACGGGAGCAGGGAGAAATTCTCTCTTCGTTGGATGGGCTCTCGGCTGGTTTGGGGAAGTggatcgggggggggggtctctcttgggggctgggggaggcggcAGTGCTAGCTGCCAGCCTCAGCGCCGCCTGCTCTCCCAGTTCCCATTGCAGTGGTTAGGGATGCCGGCCATCCTCAAGGGCTGGTTCGACCGCGTCATCATCCAAGGCTTCGCCTACTCCATGGCCACCATCTACGAGCAGGGGCGCTTCCAGGTAGGTGGCtgggcggggggccgggggggggggggtgccagATGCTGGCCTTGCTCCCTGCCGTGGGGTCCTGCACCCCCTGCCTTCACGCCTGCCGTTTCCAGAAGAAGAAGGCCGTGCTGTCGTTCACCACCAGCGGGTTGGAGTCCATGTACACCCCCAGGGGCATCAACGGCGACATGAACGTATTCCTCTGGCCCATgcaggtggggctggggctggggctggggacggaGTGGAGCCGAGGGGGCCGCACTGACATCTCCCCCTTCCCGGCGGCAGCGGGGCATGCTGCAGTTCTGCGGCTTCCAGGTGCTGGCACCTCAGATCTGCTACAGCGTGCGGTACGTGACCCCCGAGGCACGGGCGCAGATGCTGAGCGCCTGGCGGAGGCGCCTGGCTGCCATCTGGGAGGAGAAGCCCCTCGGCTTCATCCCCAACAGCTGCTTCGAGCTGAGCATGGCGGGCGGCTTCGTGCTGAAGCAGGAGGTGCTGGCGCAGCAGGAGGGGCAGCCGCAGGGGCTGACGGTGGGGCAGCACCTGGGCAAGGCCTTTCCCCCCGACGAGCAGCTCAAGGCCCCAGAGTAGGTGCCAGAGGCCTCGGGGTACTGCTGGGCCCATTGCTGCCGTGCGCCCAGCCCTGCGTGGCGAGGACGAGGCCTGGCCCCACATCCACTGCACTGCCAGGGCCAGGGGGGCATGAAGATGGTGCCCCAGCCcttcatctttctctctctttttctactGTCTCTTTCCTGTCATTTTCCTGCACGAGTTTACTCAAAAGTGAGGTctcagggtgctgggggctgcggcaTGGCCCTTGGTCGACACCGTCCATGTGAACATGACCAATAAACCGCAGTCCGGAAATCAGCAGTGGTGTTGGTGCCGTGCCTgagccccttccccaggctaCCCCAGGGACTCGAtcgagctggggctgccccgtgcctaCCCCAGACGTGGGCAGAAGCCCCCCAGACCGTGGGCCCCACGGCAGCACTGAGCAGCCCGGCTGCAGACAGAGCGTGGCAGGGCCCCATCCAGGGCCATTGAGAAATTGGAGACTAAAATCAGCCCTAATTTCCCCTTCCCGTCCTTCCCGGGGAAGCAGGTCCTGGCACCTCACACATGCCATACAGGGGGGGCACGCCTGCGCGCCCCCTCCCCTGGCCTGGGCACTGCACTGATTAAATGGCTGCGTTGCGAGGAATCGCACGGGCACACCAGGTTAATTAAAGGCGAGGGGTCTGACGGCCTCCCCGGCCCGCAGCGATTCCTGCAGAGGTGGAGGGAACGGGGAGCAGCCCGGCGGCTGCTCTGAACTGCGCGGTGTTCGCAGCGGTGCCGGGACCCATGAGCGCACGTCACAGCAGGGGGAATGGGGAGGGATCCTTGGCGTGGGCAGCGAACCCGGCACAACATAGAAGGAACGCAGAGGGCAGGGCACACGCAGCACACGTGGGACATTGCTGAGGCTCCAGAGCTGGGCTCGGGGAGCTGAGAGGGCGCAGGTCCCACAGGTCCCAGCCGGGGACAGAGCCAGCCAAGTACGGCGGCAGGTCCAGGGCAGAAGCTAAAGACCTGGATGCACCATTACAAAATAGTAATCCAAAGAGTAAACCACAGAAATCACCAAACCCCTTCCTTCCACACCAACATGCACGAGCCAGGCTCGTTATTCcctcctgcccagggctgccagcacaCAGCTCAGCGGTGCTCAAAGCTCCACAGAGCGAGCTGCTTGAGCGTGTCTGTCACAAAAATGCATTCTGTCCAGCTCTCGGGGTAAGTTCAATGTGTTTTCTTACCCCTGTTGTAATGTTGCTGTCCAGTAAGTGCAGAAAGCCTGTTTTACcaagcaaaaagacaaacaagacCTCTCCGGTTGGTTTTTAGGTGCTTGTGCTCTTGGGGCGCACGCGCTCCTTGCTCCAACTCAACGCCTGTTTGCCCTTGAACGACTTTTCTTGATGGTGCTGCGTGTCCAGACTGCTCCCCGCACAAGCCCAGACTTCTGCCAAATTTTACTTCTCCGGCTTTGCTCATCACTGAAAATACTGAGAAGGAACTAACACACCTGGCACTGCCTTTCCCACAGAGTATCTTTTTCAACCTTGTCCCAAAGAATGTAACCACATTTACCGAGgcatattttctctgaaattaattCACTATATTTCTATTAGGTTTATTTTCATCCAGCAAAACTACAAGGCAGGTTTTCTAGGATTTGGCATTGCTGCCAGCAGCCGACCCAGCCCAACGAGCTGAGCCGAACGTGCACAGGGTGAAGCCGCTGCCAACCCCGCAGGGAGGCACTGGGGGTCGCAGCTGGGCCTCGGCCTCCCCGGGTCACCTCAGGCACGTCGGCATGACCACAGCTACGATGCAGCTCCAGGGGGATTGTGCCGAGACACACGGGAACTGAGGCCTGGGCACAAACTCTTCTCTTCTGCCAGAGGCAGCATCCCCAGCCGCCCCTGGAGAGCCCCCGCCGGAGCTGTGGGAGGGCTGAGCACATCCCCATCGGCCCCTCAGAGGGGATCCCACCTCAGGCCGACCATGAAAATAACCTCGAATGCTTTGAAGTTACAAAGCTGTGGCGTGGGTAGTAAGCCACGTACGTGACTGTGGACTTAAGGCGAAGTCAAGAAGAAACACTGCAagttggtttgtgttttttttttttccaaagcgTGTGCATGCCACGGTGCCTTTCCTTATGCAACAGCTCGAGCAGGATACACCAAAGCCCCAAATCCACACGTGCTCTTGTCTTCCCAGTGCTTCCTGAGCTGGCAGCCAGGGTAACCAGAGGGATTTATTCCGCACTCAATGGCCACTTTCTCTTGGCAGAGGGAAGATGCccttgggaaaaaaagctaaacaaaccaaaaaaacacaacaagactttacactgcaaaatgaaaactttcGTTGTTTTATTCTTGACTGCAGCTGTTTACAGAAATATAGTTGCGAGTATACAAATGTCCCaatagaagcaaaatattttttttaatatttaacaagTTATCACAGGATAGCTAAAAACATAGATGCAAATGAAATATCCCCTCAtagaacaaactgaaaacactggGTATCAGTGCTTTGAAATCCCATCTACGAAAGCCATATACACAGAAATGCACGAAGGAATATCTGGTGCTACTTTCACATTGCAGGACAATGGAAAAGGCAGCTCAGCAGTTGATCAGTGCACTCCAGAAAAACATGGCAGAAAGGCAGGTAAGCCACTCAAGAAAGATGCAGGCATTAACAGAGGTAGAAAGCTCTCAACTTTTTTGGAGCTTACTCATTAGCAACAAGCATGTATGTAAAAATTTGAAATGGCCTCATTTCAAATAGCATTTGGAATTAAAAAGCTTCGGGAACACTGCGGTCTTTTAAGCAGGACACTGGAACTGGTTCCCAGTCCTCCCATCCCTAGAAGTGCCACTCTCTTTTGAACAGGGAGAGCTGTGCTctcccagcctgcagagccGCCGCGCGCTCGTGCACGGGGACCTGTCTGGGCAGGGGATGCTCAGGCCAGGCCTTCACCCAACTTACCAAGGGGCAGCTCCATGGACTAAAAAGAAGTTTAAACAATTTACATTATCTGAACATAGGACCCTTTGCTAATCTGAATACAAAAAAATTGCACGTAATTAGAGTATTTTACAGCGGGCTGTGGATGGGTGTGGGAATTTTGGAGTCTGAACTGAGCACTTGCAAGGAGAATTTCGGTGAGAATCCCATGGCAAGCAAGGAAATCCTCACATTCCTCACCCTCGTCCCAGTACACCTGAGCGTAAGAAGCAATTTCATAAACTGTAATAGCAAGAACTAGAGAAGATCATCTCCAGAAGCGGTGGAGATCAGGctaaaaaagaatacatttgcTTTCGGTTTGGCAGAGATGCTTTGAAAACGCCTGTAACGAGACAACGGTGTCTATCGATCAACCTAACGCCAAATTGCTGTGGAATACATCTGGTTTGGCAAGAATCATGGTGGACTAATGCATGCTCTTGATTTTACATTCCGGATTTCCTTAGAGTTTCATCGCTCACACAATCTATAAGAACTCGGAACAAGTTGGGGCAGCGTTCCTCACGGCTAGAAACCAGGGAGGGAGCTTTCACACGGTTTCAAGGAGAGAGTGCTTTAGCCATCAGCTACTTcaatacaaagcaaaaccaaaatgaaagatGCTTCCCCTTACACGCAAGAATCAGAACAGAAGAGGAATGACCTACAGATTACGTTTCCTCATCCTGATTCAAATGCAacccagctgagcagcagccgGCATCCTTTGCTACGCAAGAATGATTAATAACCCCCACCGGGAAAGAACTGCTCGTGTCAGTTCAGCTCCTACTGAGCACCACAAACACCACTACTCTGCGTCTGTACTGGCTGCTAGGAGACTCAGAAAGGGAACTGCCCTCCACACCGACGTTTGCCAAGTCACTTGGGGAAAGCTGGCAGAGGAGCACATGGATGCAGAAAgcgagtgctgctgctgagcccagcCAGTGGGCAGACCCCTAACCAAAGCTGTCAGTTCTACTGCTTGGTTACATCATGTTTGCaactattaataaaaatatataaaaatacaaaagtgtaCAGCTGTTTTGAAGTCACTTTAACCCCACGGACATTAGTGAAGTTCAAAAGCAGGGCAAGTTTCTGAAGCAACTCACATCCAGTACTTGAAGGCATTTATACAACTATTAATGAGCTACTACAAAAACCTCGGTAGATGAACTCATACGAAggaaaattaacattatttcaggtttataaaaatgtaaatattaataatattctACGCATATGTCTACCACTATTTATAATAGATATGATTCCtctatatacatatgtacaatCCTAGAATATACAGGCATTGCATATTTACATACCTATacagatgaaaggaaaagccTCTCCTGTGTaagcctctcctcacagcccCATGCTCAAGTTTATCACATTTCAAACAGGGATCCTCTGCGCTCGACACTCAGCCTGCAAGTGCACAGACGGACGGATGCACCTGGGTGTACCCGCAGGTGACTGCTGCCGTTCCTAACTGGCATCGATCACAGTCACCGGCGATCAAGTTCTCTTCTCACTTCCAACCTCCAGTTCAGAGCATGCAAAGCAATTCCTTCTCCTCGCTCGTTTCTAACGCTCAGAGAAATGTCCACAATCCTTTATACTCCTCTCCTGTAACTACTCTGAAAAAGTAACCCGACTATTGTCATACAGATGCGTGACATTCCAAAATTGTCAGTAAAAGCCTCTACCAACTCCTTGTGAAGGTGCATGCGCATGCCTGCACGCACACAGACGCTTGGCAGCAGCTATGTGCAGCTCCAGCCCAACAAAAACCTTTCTGATTTAAATTACGTTTTAAGATGAATGCAAGCTTCTCACTTGTTTGGTATTCTTTCCGAAGACTCTGCAGAGATAATAGGAGTGGAAAATCTGTTCAGGCAAGTCTTCTTTTCAAAAACTAGATCCTAAATCAAAACTCACAAGATTTTCAGTCTTGATCCCCTTACCTAAATGAGGGGAATGCCCATTAATACAGCTGCCCAGGTCCTTAgtatttccagttttaaaaaaaagccgAATTTACAAATGTTTAACTGTTGATGTTTTATTCCATCATAAAACTAAATTGAAAGTAATCACCCTGCCAATAATTAAAAGATAATTAGAATGGTCGATGATTAAACATCTACTTTGAAACTGTAAGGCTGAAATTGTTCCTTCaactatttttatgttaaatagCAAAGCATTTGGCTTGAGTAAGTGCTGAAAGAATATGGAGTGAAGAGGCAATTAATAACAAAACATGGACTTGCTAATTAAGCAACAAAGCACCAGTAACTTCCTGCCAGAGGAGACATTTAGCTAAGAATTTTGTGTATTACattattcatagaatcataaaatcatagaatatcccgagttggaagggacccataaggatcatcgagtccaactcctggcaccacacaggtctacccaaaattttagaccatgtgaccaagtgcacagtccaaacgcttcttaaattcgggcaggcttggtgcagtgactacttcactgaaTACTTCACTACTTCATAcgagtattttttattattcttaacAACGCACAAGCAGATGAGAAGTCACAACTGGTGGTTAGCAGAGAGGTCTCCACAGATTTTAATCTGTGCCAAGAAATCATTGTTCCACAAACCGTCACGTACCGCAGACGCTGTGCAGAGAGCGGATCGTTGGTGCTTCAGAGGCACACGCAGCTGGAGAGCGCAGCCCACGTTTAACGTGGAGGGTCAGAGAACAACTCTTAAGAGGGAGCtcaagcagcagagaagacaACACGCAGAAAACCCATCCGAGCAATGCAGCTctagcttttcattttccatctaGTAATATCTTTCATACTTAACTGCTGCTTTGTGGATATGATAGCAGGTTCTCCTTTATAATTATGTCAGGAGATTAGAATTTATAGACCAAAAGTCTCAGTATCTCCTCACTTTCTCAACAAGAATGGATTAGACTTGAACACCACTctctcagctctgcaggcaAGCACTCCATCTGCTCACAGCCTAACAGGCACACCAGTGTGAACATGCAGGGGAGTAAACAAAGggattaaaaatgcagaataagcTCCAATTATCAATATCAACTGGTTAATCACAAAAGTAAATGTTCAGGACTGATAAAATACAGATGTGGCTCACACTGTTCTCATGTCTTTCTGCCATGAAATCCTGCAAGCTGTCCTTAAGTTCTTTATTGGGTTATCAAACCTCTCTCTTTATCCCTCCTAACAGCTGTTTGCAAGCAGCAGTTCAAGCACTAATCAACCACTGAGCAATCTTTTCATTCATAAGACAAATACTTTTTGTAACCAAATCACATGTTCAAAGTGTTGTACATTTAAACATTGACCTAAAATGGAACAAGATAaatttaaacacaagaaaagaaatgttatccagaagtgaaaaatatgaTAGCacagccctttttttttctttttctttttttctttttttttaataagcagcCTAAAATACACACGCAATTCAAACATACCCTTCCCCTGGAGCTGTAGCAGTCTTGGTATAAAGTTCTCTTTTGGACACCCATCTTATTAAATGAAGAATTGGTCCCTGGTGACTTGGCACTGACCAACAGCACTTCAACATAAGGATACACCCCTTCAAAACAATAGAACAAACTAAAGCAGCATACGAGTGAATTTATCATTCCTATTACTTCTGTGTATGAAGGCCCCAGATGACACCTGACAGTTTGTCCTGGGACTGCAATCCTGCGAAAGTCACCAGTTCGTTTTTGGGAAACTGGCTACTGACTTCCCCAACC
This genomic stretch from Cygnus olor isolate bCygOlo1 chromosome 12, bCygOlo1.pri.v2, whole genome shotgun sequence harbors:
- the NQO1 gene encoding NAD(P)H dehydrogenase [quinone] 1, coding for MAAPDGAQCPRALGTAGTRGWTRPSGSGAESRHCTRWLLTQPPGDSSSPAPSEVQSGIQQCSSPAPGSRAALAMAGRRALIVLAHLEKTSFNHAMAEAAASTLRDKGWDVTISDLYAMGFNPVLSRRDITGPPKDPEHFVYETEMGLAWKEGRLSSDIVAEQKKIEAADLIIFQFPLQWLGMPAILKGWFDRVIIQGFAYSMATIYEQGRFQKKKAVLSFTTSGLESMYTPRGINGDMNVFLWPMQRGMLQFCGFQVLAPQICYSVRYVTPEARAQMLSAWRRRLAAIWEEKPLGFIPNSCFELSMAGGFVLKQEVLAQQEGQPQGLTVGQHLGKAFPPDEQLKAPE